From a region of the Nitrospira sp. genome:
- a CDS encoding MerR family transcriptional regulator, with product MASELTIGRVAKLAGVNVETVRYYQRRRLLAEPDKPHMGYRRYPADIVKHIRFIKRAQALGFTLEEIAELLRLEEAGACAETRALAAHKMRLIDQKLMGLEAMRKALAGLVRQCDRKQPAKGCPIIQVLEQD from the coding sequence ATGGCTTCAGAATTGACGATAGGTCGAGTGGCGAAGCTGGCCGGGGTGAATGTCGAGACGGTCCGTTATTACCAGAGACGGAGACTGCTGGCCGAGCCGGACAAGCCGCATATGGGGTATCGGCGGTATCCGGCGGATATCGTGAAACATATCCGCTTTATTAAGCGGGCGCAGGCCCTTGGATTCACGTTGGAGGAAATCGCTGAACTGCTACGGCTGGAGGAAGCTGGTGCCTGTGCGGAGACCCGTGCCCTGGCCGCCCACAAGATGCGACTGATTGACCAGAAGCTCATGGGCCTCGAGGCAATGCGGAAAGCATTAGCTGGGCTGGTTCGGCAATGCGATAGGAAGCAACCTGCGAAGGGATGTCCGATTATTCAGGTGCTCGAACAGGATTAG
- the merT gene encoding mercuric ion transporter MerT, whose amino-acid sequence MERLSRSEQENPWSKPPNGRGALGLGGVAAVLASICCVGPLVLVAIGVSGAWIGNLTVLEPYRPIFIGAALVALFFAYRRIFRPAEACKTEEGCAVPQVKTAQTIMFVIVAALTGLALAFPYILPLLY is encoded by the coding sequence ATGGAGAGGTTGTCCAGGTCGGAGCAAGAGAACCCGTGGTCTAAACCGCCAAATGGTCGCGGCGCGTTGGGTCTCGGCGGCGTCGCGGCGGTCCTCGCCTCGATCTGTTGTGTCGGCCCGCTCGTGTTGGTGGCGATTGGCGTCAGCGGCGCGTGGATCGGCAATCTGACGGTGCTCGAACCGTATCGTCCGATCTTTATTGGCGCAGCACTCGTGGCGCTCTTCTTTGCCTACCGGCGCATCTTCCGACCCGCCGAAGCCTGCAAGACGGAGGAGGGCTGTGCCGTGCCGCAGGTCAAGACGGCGCAGACGATCATGTTTGTAATCGTGGCCGCCCTGACGGGGCTCGCGCTGGCATTCCCCTATATTCTGCCGCTGTTGTACTAA
- the merP gene encoding mercury resistance system periplasmic binding protein MerP, whose product MKTLIALLALLVALSAPAWAATQTVTLSVPGMKCATCPITVKKALNKVEGVKNIEVNLEKKEALITFDDAKTTVEALLEATKNAGYPSTVHP is encoded by the coding sequence ATGAAAACGCTGATCGCTCTACTGGCCCTCTTGGTCGCCTTGAGCGCGCCCGCCTGGGCCGCCACGCAAACGGTCACCCTGTCGGTGCCCGGCATGAAATGCGCGACCTGCCCGATCACGGTCAAGAAAGCGCTGAACAAGGTCGAAGGCGTCAAGAACATCGAGGTGAACTTGGAGAAGAAGGAAGCCCTGATCACCTTCGATGACGCCAAGACCACGGTCGAGGCACTGCTGGAGGCCACGAAGAACGCGGGTTATCCCTCCACCGTTCATCCGTAG
- the merA gene encoding mercury(II) reductase, whose protein sequence is MMAQEFDLVILGSGSTAFAAALRAAATGHTAAMTEVRTLGGTCANRGCLPSKNLIEAAKILYDAKNPRYPGISPTSMSLDFRALIEQKDAVIEDYRRKKYQSIISNSQSIRVFEGAARFSGPHEVTVNGQVLSAARFLVATGTAPTVPEVPGLRDTPYLTSDLLTSHEDLELTALPASLIILGGGYIALELGQMFARFGTSVTILARGARILSAYEPEIAQSVAEVFREEGIAIHTKAAVSRVQGDERHVLVTLQVDGRKKELKAAKLLVATGRKPNTAHLGLDLPGVDLDERGFVKVNDELRTSAAHVYAAGDVIGSYTGSQMATPVGAQDGGIAAENALNGKGGHKVTHAVIPRAIFTDPQVGVVGLSDAEANARGYACDCRVIPMSLVPRAGAVRETRGVLKMVADRNTKKVLGVSMHGMNAAEVIHEAAMGLHFGASIDDFAHMLHVYPTMSEALKIAALSYTKDVSKMSCCAD, encoded by the coding sequence ATGATGGCGCAGGAATTTGATCTGGTGATTCTCGGATCCGGCTCGACGGCGTTTGCGGCGGCGCTTCGCGCGGCAGCAACCGGACACACGGCAGCCATGACCGAAGTGCGCACGCTCGGGGGCACGTGCGCCAATCGTGGCTGCTTGCCCTCAAAGAACCTCATTGAAGCCGCGAAAATCCTCTACGATGCGAAGAATCCGCGCTACCCAGGGATTTCTCCTACCTCAATGAGCCTGGACTTCCGCGCGCTAATCGAGCAGAAGGATGCCGTGATTGAAGACTACCGGAGAAAGAAGTATCAGAGCATTATCTCCAACTCTCAAAGCATCCGCGTGTTTGAAGGAGCCGCCCGCTTCAGCGGCCCCCACGAAGTGACCGTGAACGGGCAGGTGCTCTCAGCGGCTCGATTCCTCGTCGCGACGGGAACGGCGCCCACTGTGCCAGAGGTTCCTGGGCTTCGTGACACGCCGTATCTCACCAGCGACCTGCTCACGAGCCACGAAGACCTCGAGCTCACAGCGCTTCCGGCCTCGCTCATCATCCTCGGTGGCGGCTACATCGCGCTGGAGCTCGGCCAGATGTTTGCGCGCTTCGGCACCAGCGTCACGATTCTGGCACGCGGAGCGCGAATTCTTTCGGCCTACGAGCCGGAGATTGCACAATCAGTGGCAGAGGTATTTCGTGAGGAGGGCATTGCCATCCATACCAAAGCCGCGGTGAGCCGGGTACAGGGCGATGAACGCCACGTCCTCGTCACGCTCCAGGTGGACGGGAGGAAGAAGGAACTGAAAGCGGCGAAGCTGCTTGTTGCCACGGGGCGCAAACCGAATACGGCACACCTGGGGCTTGACCTTCCAGGAGTCGATCTGGATGAACGTGGCTTCGTGAAGGTCAACGACGAGCTTCGCACGTCTGCCGCGCACGTGTATGCCGCCGGAGACGTGATTGGTTCCTACACCGGAAGCCAGATGGCAACTCCTGTGGGGGCGCAGGACGGCGGGATTGCCGCCGAGAATGCGCTCAACGGCAAAGGAGGCCATAAGGTAACCCACGCCGTGATTCCGCGCGCGATTTTTACCGACCCGCAGGTGGGCGTCGTCGGACTGTCGGACGCGGAAGCCAATGCGCGCGGGTACGCGTGCGATTGTCGGGTTATTCCTATGTCCCTCGTTCCCAGAGCTGGGGCGGTCCGGGAGACCAGAGGGGTCCTGAAGATGGTTGCGGACCGGAACACGAAGAAGGTGCTGGGGGTGTCCATGCACGGAATGAACGCGGCAGAGGTGATTCATGAGGCGGCCATGGGGCTTCATTTTGGTGCGAGTATCGACGACTTCGCCCATATGCTGCACGTCTATCCAACCATGTCCGAGGCGCTTAAAATAGCCGCCCTGTCTTACACAAAAGACGTGTCGAAAATGAGCTGCTGTGCGGACTAG
- a CDS encoding MerR family transcriptional regulator gives MAVQLTISQFARIVGVNVQTVRYYERLNLLDPSTRRPSGYRVYGQEQVQRLRFIKKAQALGFTLREIAELIALRI, from the coding sequence ATGGCAGTTCAACTAACTATTAGTCAGTTTGCCAGAATTGTCGGAGTGAATGTCCAGACCGTCCGCTATTACGAGCGCTTAAATCTTCTTGACCCATCAACGAGAAGACCTTCAGGGTACAGGGTCTATGGTCAGGAACAAGTACAACGCCTGCGGTTTATCAAGAAGGCCCAAGCATTGGGCTTCACCTTGCGCGAGATTGCCGAATTAATTGCTCTACGGATTTGA
- a CDS encoding IS3 family transposase (programmed frameshift) — MARRGGHTEEQILAALRQAEGGTTVVEVCRQVGITEQTFYTWKRKYAGLGLSELRELRQLREENTKLKRLVADLSLDRHMLQEIVRKKPLRPRDRRALARWAQVTYQVSERRVSRLLPIARASLQYRSRRDPQEALRIRLRELAASRVRFGYRRLTVLLRRDGWRVNAKRIYRLYTEEGLRVRTKIRVRAARRSRVPPALARGPNQRWSMDFMSERVADGRWFRILTVVDQFTRECLCLLADQSLTGEKVAQALEPIVTQRGAPRSITVDNGSEFASRVMDAWAYRHGIQLDFIRPGKPVENGFIESFNGRLRDECLNVEVFFTLEDVHEKLTRWREDYNHQRPHSSLQDETPAAFAADWSAMTQREPATPELLETLT; from the exons ATGGCACGACGAGGAGGACATACGGAGGAACAGATCCTGGCCGCCTTGCGGCAAGCGGAAGGTGGGACGACCGTGGTGGAGGTCTGTCGGCAGGTGGGCATCACCGAGCAGACGTTCTACACATGGAAACGGAAATATGCGGGGCTCGGTCTGAGCGAATTGCGAGAGCTCCGGCAACTGCGGGAGGAAAACACGAAGCTGAAACGCCTGGTCGCCGATCTCTCGCTGGATCGGCATATGCTGCAGGAGATCGTGCGAAAAAAGC CTCTAAGGCCTCGGGACCGGCGGGCCCTCGCCCGCTGGGCGCAGGTGACCTATCAGGTCAGCGAGCGCCGGGTCTCGAGGCTGTTGCCGATCGCCCGGGCCTCGCTACAGTATCGGAGTCGGCGGGATCCGCAAGAGGCGTTGCGGATACGCTTGCGCGAGTTGGCAGCGAGCCGGGTGCGCTTCGGCTATCGACGACTCACAGTGTTATTGCGACGGGACGGATGGCGGGTGAACGCGAAGCGGATCTATCGGCTCTACACCGAAGAAGGATTACGGGTGCGGACCAAAATCCGTGTGCGAGCGGCCCGGAGAAGCCGGGTGCCACCGGCTCTGGCGAGGGGACCGAACCAACGATGGAGCATGGACTTCATGAGTGAGCGGGTCGCGGATGGGCGGTGGTTCCGCATCCTGACGGTGGTGGACCAGTTCACCCGTGAATGCCTGTGCCTGCTGGCCGATCAGTCCCTCACAGGAGAGAAGGTAGCGCAGGCGTTGGAACCCATCGTCACCCAGCGCGGGGCGCCTCGCTCAATCACGGTGGACAATGGGAGTGAATTCGCCAGTCGCGTCATGGACGCGTGGGCCTATCGCCACGGGATTCAGTTGGACTTTATTCGGCCCGGCAAGCCGGTCGAGAATGGCTTCATCGAGAGCTTCAATGGGCGGCTCCGCGATGAGTGTTTGAACGTGGAAGTCTTCTTCACGCTTGAGGATGTACATGAAAAATTGACGCGGTGGCGGGAGGATTACAACCATCAACGGCCCCACAGCTCGCTGCAGGACGAGACACCAGCTGCCTTCGCCGCAGATTGGTCAGCGATGACCCAGAGAGAACCTGCCACACCCGAATTGCTGGAGACACTCACGTGA
- a CDS encoding tetratricopeptide repeat protein has protein sequence MRIGPATIMTLFIATAATGGCQLWQGPLLSAPYGTSDLAARHNKAGIQAYKQEQWNRAKEQFEVAVTIAPSLAEGHYNLGMVLYRQGKDAEAETHFLKAAALAPENEMIQSAPPFTKAEAPSRSGGYQGMSDGHSHSH, from the coding sequence ATGAGGATTGGACCCGCAACTATCATGACCCTGTTTATAGCCACGGCAGCGACCGGTGGATGTCAGCTATGGCAAGGTCCGCTGTTATCTGCTCCGTACGGGACCAGTGACCTCGCAGCGCGCCACAACAAAGCAGGAATTCAAGCGTACAAGCAAGAGCAGTGGAACCGAGCGAAGGAACAATTTGAGGTTGCAGTCACGATTGCTCCGTCGCTCGCGGAAGGGCATTACAACCTGGGCATGGTTTTATATCGGCAAGGCAAAGATGCGGAGGCCGAGACGCATTTTCTGAAAGCGGCCGCGTTGGCCCCTGAGAATGAGATGATCCAAAGCGCACCTCCGTTCACGAAAGCGGAGGCGCCATCCAGGTCCGGTGGATATCAGGGTATGTCCGATGGACACAGCCATAGTCATTAA